A genomic window from Arthrobacter globiformis includes:
- a CDS encoding carbohydrate ABC transporter permease has protein sequence MSSLATSQGAEQTAQSMPGQPRRNPFPNSASGSETSSPRRTRDNVNGWGFAAPFLAFFLVFLVWPLLYGLYMSLTGKSLTGANDSLIGLANYAEALADADMWHSLGNTLYFTVISTVPLVLVALAMAALVNVGLPAQWLWRLSYFAPYLLASTVVSLFFSWMYNPQLGLINDSLAKIGLPKVAWLNDPNVAMWSIVIATLWWTVGFNFLLYLAAMQNIPAQHYEAASLDGAGAWRQFFSITLPQLTPTTVMIALLQILASLKIFDQVYQMTAGGPAGSTRPVVQYIFETGFTGYRLGYSAAISYIFFGLIVAVSAMQFFITRRRSA, from the coding sequence ATGAGTTCCTTAGCAACATCCCAAGGCGCCGAGCAGACGGCGCAGTCCATGCCCGGCCAGCCCCGCAGAAACCCGTTCCCTAACAGCGCGTCCGGTTCAGAAACCTCCAGTCCTCGCCGGACCCGGGACAACGTCAACGGCTGGGGCTTTGCCGCCCCGTTCCTGGCGTTCTTCCTGGTCTTCCTCGTCTGGCCCCTGCTGTACGGCCTGTACATGAGCCTCACCGGGAAGTCACTTACGGGAGCCAATGACAGCCTGATCGGCCTGGCCAACTACGCCGAAGCCCTGGCCGACGCCGACATGTGGCATTCCCTCGGCAACACGCTCTATTTCACGGTGATCAGCACGGTCCCCCTGGTACTCGTTGCCCTCGCCATGGCCGCACTGGTCAACGTCGGGCTGCCGGCCCAGTGGCTGTGGCGGCTCTCCTACTTTGCCCCGTACCTACTTGCCTCCACAGTGGTCTCCCTCTTCTTCTCCTGGATGTACAACCCGCAGCTGGGCCTCATCAACGACTCCCTCGCGAAAATTGGGCTTCCCAAGGTGGCCTGGCTGAATGACCCGAACGTGGCCATGTGGTCCATCGTCATCGCCACCCTCTGGTGGACTGTGGGCTTCAACTTCCTGCTGTACCTGGCCGCCATGCAGAACATTCCCGCCCAGCACTACGAGGCCGCATCCCTGGACGGCGCCGGAGCGTGGCGGCAGTTCTTCTCCATCACGCTGCCGCAGCTGACCCCGACCACCGTGATGATCGCGCTCCTGCAGATCCTGGCCTCACTGAAAATCTTCGACCAGGTGTACCAGATGACCGCCGGCGGCCCCGCCGGCTCCACCCGGCCGGTGGTGCAGTACATCTTCGAAACCGGGTTTACCGGCTACCGGCTGGGCTACTCCGCAGCCATCTCCTACATCTTCTTCGGGCTGATCGTGGCCGTCTCGGCCATGCAGTTCTTCATCACTCGCCGCAGGAGTGCATAA
- a CDS encoding extracellular solute-binding protein produces the protein MKQFDFFAGKQLSGKQVSRRQLLAGTAALGSVFAAAGLTGCGGTASAAAVRDIAFWHLLSGGDGIKMQAMIRAANGANPGFKVHPTVLAWGPPYYTKLAMASAGGRPPELAIMHASRVPGYAPGGLIDPWDMSLLAEHGVTAESFAPRIWDKSQHDGNVFSIALDSHPFVMFYNTDVAGKAGVLAANGQLQEVTSPQDFLAMAREMQKVTQAHGLSFGYLGSGSQMWRLFYTLYKQHGADMELTPGQPMKADRDAAVESLAFMASLFDDTVAAKSGDIGTGIAEFARGGSGMLFSGVWELPTFKKADLPVDAATIPTLYGTPASYADSHSFVLPRQLNVDDEKRRDVYKFVSDMLKGSLSWAEAGHIPAYQPIVQSQAYRELTPQIHYASAADIIAYDPEAWFSGSGSDWQTYFAENVQNVLLGRDKAADGWDAFVRRTNTLLSRPNPV, from the coding sequence GTGAAGCAGTTTGATTTTTTCGCCGGGAAACAGTTGTCCGGCAAACAGGTGTCGCGGCGGCAGTTGCTGGCAGGAACCGCGGCCCTGGGCAGTGTCTTTGCCGCGGCCGGCCTCACAGGCTGCGGCGGAACCGCCTCGGCGGCCGCCGTCCGGGACATTGCGTTCTGGCATCTGCTGTCCGGCGGTGACGGCATCAAGATGCAGGCCATGATCCGCGCGGCGAACGGGGCCAACCCCGGCTTCAAGGTCCATCCGACCGTCCTCGCGTGGGGCCCGCCGTACTACACCAAGCTGGCCATGGCGTCAGCCGGCGGCCGACCCCCGGAGCTTGCCATCATGCACGCCAGCCGCGTCCCCGGGTATGCGCCGGGCGGACTCATCGATCCGTGGGACATGTCCCTGCTGGCAGAACACGGCGTGACGGCGGAGAGCTTCGCCCCGCGGATCTGGGACAAGAGCCAGCACGACGGCAACGTGTTCTCCATCGCGCTGGACTCCCACCCCTTCGTCATGTTCTACAACACCGACGTCGCCGGCAAGGCGGGGGTACTGGCCGCCAACGGGCAGTTGCAGGAAGTGACTTCGCCGCAGGACTTCCTTGCGATGGCCCGCGAGATGCAGAAGGTGACGCAGGCGCACGGCCTGTCCTTCGGCTACCTCGGCAGCGGGTCGCAGATGTGGCGCCTGTTCTACACGCTCTACAAGCAGCACGGGGCGGACATGGAACTCACTCCTGGCCAGCCGATGAAGGCTGACCGGGATGCCGCCGTTGAATCCCTGGCATTCATGGCCTCGCTGTTCGATGACACCGTCGCCGCCAAGAGCGGTGACATCGGGACGGGCATCGCCGAATTTGCCCGCGGCGGTTCAGGGATGCTGTTCAGCGGCGTGTGGGAACTCCCCACCTTCAAGAAAGCGGACCTGCCGGTGGACGCCGCCACCATCCCCACGCTCTACGGGACGCCGGCGTCCTACGCGGACTCGCATTCCTTCGTGCTGCCCCGGCAGCTGAACGTCGACGACGAGAAGCGCCGGGACGTGTACAAGTTCGTCAGCGACATGCTCAAGGGCTCGCTGTCCTGGGCGGAGGCCGGCCACATTCCTGCCTACCAGCCGATTGTGCAGTCCCAGGCTTACCGGGAACTCACCCCCCAGATCCACTACGCCAGCGCCGCGGACATCATCGCCTACGATCCCGAGGCCTGGTTCAGCGGTTCGGGTTCGGACTGGCAGACGTACTTCGCGGAAAACGTGCAGAACGTACTCCTCGGCCGCGACAAGGCAGCCGATGGCTGGGACGCCTTTGTGCGGCGCACCAACACCCTTCTTTCCCGGCCCAACCCGGTCTGA
- a CDS encoding LacI family DNA-binding transcriptional regulator: MRATVKDVARRAGVSPKTVSNVMNGVVPVSGTTRLKVEQAILELDYVPNLSARGLRNGRSGVIALALPDLATPYSAEIAHHVVEVAHEQGWSVQIEETGSDPRREYELMSRARSNLIDGLILNPVVLDESAVKVGVSLPPVVLLGEVSQQLADRVWVDSVAAARDMTLALARTGRHRIAVLGTAEGRHSAAAVLRTRGYQAALEELGIGRDGSLLIPCEKWTPQTAAGALASYLDSHPLPDALFCFTDSMAIGALSVLWKRGIKVPDDVAVAGFDDIADGQYAVPSLTTVSFDKRRVAIEALRLLTERMTDRAGGQRVVTVDYRIIERDSTRR, from the coding sequence GTGCGCGCAACGGTCAAGGACGTCGCGCGCCGTGCCGGGGTTTCGCCCAAGACTGTCTCGAACGTGATGAACGGTGTGGTGCCGGTCAGCGGAACCACCCGGCTCAAGGTCGAGCAGGCCATCCTCGAACTCGACTATGTGCCCAACCTCTCCGCCCGGGGCCTGCGCAACGGCAGGTCCGGCGTCATTGCCCTGGCGCTGCCGGACCTGGCCACGCCGTACTCCGCCGAGATCGCGCACCACGTCGTGGAGGTCGCCCACGAACAGGGCTGGAGCGTCCAGATCGAGGAAACCGGGTCCGATCCCCGCCGCGAATACGAACTGATGTCCCGGGCGCGGTCCAACCTGATCGACGGCCTGATCCTCAACCCTGTGGTGCTGGACGAGAGCGCCGTCAAGGTTGGTGTCTCCCTGCCTCCGGTGGTCCTGCTGGGGGAAGTATCCCAGCAGCTGGCCGACCGGGTGTGGGTGGACAGTGTTGCCGCCGCCCGCGACATGACCCTCGCGCTGGCCCGGACTGGCCGGCACCGCATTGCCGTGCTGGGGACTGCCGAAGGCCGGCACTCCGCAGCAGCGGTTCTGCGCACCCGCGGCTACCAGGCCGCGCTTGAGGAACTCGGCATTGGCCGGGACGGCTCGCTGCTGATCCCCTGTGAAAAGTGGACGCCCCAGACGGCGGCGGGTGCGCTTGCTTCCTACCTCGATTCACACCCGCTCCCGGACGCGCTGTTCTGCTTCACCGACTCCATGGCCATCGGCGCGCTCAGCGTGCTGTGGAAGCGCGGAATCAAGGTTCCGGACGACGTGGCGGTGGCGGGCTTTGACGACATCGCCGACGGGCAATATGCCGTGCCGTCGCTCACCACCGTGTCCTTCGACAAGCGCCGCGTGGCCATTGAGGCCCTGCGCCTGCTCACCGAGCGAATGACCGACCGGGCCGGCGGGCAGCGCGTGGTCACCGTCGATTACAGGATCATTGAGCGGGACAGCACGCGCAGGTAA
- a CDS encoding Vgb family protein — protein sequence MKYRWATFTAVFGAILSLGSAPAVAAPDEAAISVSGTPVRMAIAADGTAYLGNYGQGGGIFVVPPGATKPSRTISTGGHVTTGLALGPDGTLYAATADGDQSAVGVIPAGDADMARTIPVSAGFHPLAVGPDGTVYVANSTGNTVSVIAPQATAVDRTIEVGAGPAEIAVAKDGTAFVTNQVAGTVSVIPAGVDTVSKTIELISNTGTSQEPHGIAAGPDGTVYVANIKSNDIAVIKPGADTVAERIYIGGGPQDVAIALDGSLYVTSLLTEKLSVIRSHAKEVAGSIPTDGGPGHLAVAPDGSVIVSSPGSGPGRGSVVRYSKDALAATPLASGVPTAAAPAATPAPEAATQPAAGAQPSAGSWNALPAVAGGLAAVVVGGAFWILLNGRRRKAGLAAGASQAG from the coding sequence ATGAAGTACCGCTGGGCCACGTTCACTGCCGTTTTCGGAGCAATTTTGTCCCTGGGTTCCGCCCCGGCGGTGGCGGCACCTGACGAAGCCGCAATCTCCGTCTCCGGCACACCCGTACGGATGGCCATTGCGGCAGACGGCACGGCCTACCTCGGCAATTACGGCCAGGGCGGCGGCATCTTCGTGGTTCCCCCCGGTGCCACCAAGCCGTCCCGCACCATCAGCACCGGAGGACACGTCACCACAGGGCTCGCGCTCGGCCCGGACGGTACCCTGTATGCGGCCACGGCGGACGGGGACCAGAGCGCCGTCGGCGTTATTCCGGCCGGAGATGCCGACATGGCACGGACCATTCCGGTGTCCGCCGGGTTCCATCCGCTCGCCGTCGGACCGGACGGAACGGTGTACGTCGCCAACTCCACGGGAAACACCGTTTCAGTCATTGCGCCGCAGGCGACGGCGGTGGACCGGACTATCGAAGTAGGGGCAGGCCCGGCGGAAATAGCGGTGGCGAAGGACGGAACCGCGTTCGTGACCAACCAGGTCGCAGGGACGGTCTCCGTGATCCCGGCAGGGGTGGACACCGTCTCAAAAACCATCGAGCTGATCTCCAACACCGGTACGTCACAGGAACCGCACGGGATCGCTGCGGGACCAGACGGAACCGTCTATGTAGCCAACATCAAGTCCAACGACATCGCCGTGATCAAACCCGGCGCCGACACCGTGGCTGAGCGGATCTACATCGGGGGAGGGCCGCAGGACGTAGCCATCGCACTGGACGGCTCCCTGTACGTGACGAGCCTGCTGACGGAGAAGCTGTCCGTGATTCGTTCCCACGCGAAGGAAGTGGCAGGCTCCATCCCCACCGACGGCGGCCCCGGTCACCTGGCGGTGGCCCCGGACGGTTCGGTCATCGTGAGCAGCCCCGGATCCGGCCCCGGACGGGGGTCGGTGGTCCGGTACTCCAAGGATGCACTGGCGGCAACGCCGCTTGCGTCCGGGGTGCCGACGGCGGCAGCGCCGGCCGCAACCCCGGCGCCGGAGGCGGCGACGCAACCAGCCGCCGGCGCACAACCGTCCGCCGGTTCCTGGAACGCCCTGCCCGCCGTGGCCGGCGGGCTGGCGGCGGTCGTCGTCGGCGGCGCTTTTTGGATTCTGTTGAATGGCCGACGCCGGAAGGCCGGGCTGGCTGCCGGTGCCAGCCAGGCCGGGTAG
- a CDS encoding VOC family protein: MATAISDAEFSSADGVAEWRVLFWGAKTLYETGDFATGAKFVAAIAEAAEAMGHAPLVDLRPDTVTVQVITPGVGLSDRDLELARSISGIAARLRLKSDPSAVQHVQLAFDTADRPAVMEFWRAALGYVAVGDEDLIEPNLIGPPAWFQDKEFVPPRNRIHMDVSVPHDQAQARIDAIVAAGGRVLGDRYAPAWVSLIDPEGNVVDICTWQGRN, from the coding sequence ATGGCAACAGCGATTTCCGATGCAGAGTTCTCTTCCGCCGACGGCGTCGCGGAGTGGCGGGTGCTGTTCTGGGGTGCGAAAACACTTTATGAGACAGGCGACTTTGCTACTGGGGCGAAGTTTGTTGCCGCGATCGCAGAGGCCGCCGAAGCCATGGGCCACGCCCCGCTCGTGGACCTCAGGCCGGACACGGTGACAGTCCAGGTCATCACACCGGGTGTGGGCCTGAGCGACCGCGACCTCGAGCTTGCCCGCAGCATCTCCGGCATTGCCGCCCGACTGCGGCTGAAGTCGGATCCCTCGGCCGTGCAGCACGTGCAGCTCGCATTCGACACCGCGGACCGGCCGGCCGTGATGGAGTTCTGGCGGGCGGCGCTGGGCTACGTCGCCGTCGGGGACGAGGACCTCATCGAACCCAACCTCATAGGCCCACCCGCGTGGTTCCAGGACAAGGAGTTCGTTCCGCCGCGCAACCGCATTCACATGGACGTCTCGGTCCCGCACGACCAGGCGCAGGCGCGCATTGATGCGATCGTGGCCGCCGGCGGCCGTGTCCTGGGCGACCGTTACGCGCCTGCGTGGGTGTCCCTCATCGACCCCGAAGGGAATGTGGTGGACATTTGCACCTGGCAGGGGCGCAACTGA
- a CDS encoding alpha/beta fold hydrolase, with amino-acid sequence MDVLGFSAGGHTALALAMQHPARVRRLVAASTFFSRDAVPDEFWEGMKTATLDNMPAAYMDADRSLNPEPGHLERLFELDRQRIVGFEGWSEQELGRITAPTLVLCADQDVMSPEHAVRMSRAIPGARLLIVPGGHGDYLGELAPSDGDLRPMLATLPQLLRFLDA; translated from the coding sequence GTGGACGTGCTTGGTTTCAGCGCCGGCGGCCACACCGCCCTCGCCCTGGCCATGCAGCACCCCGCGAGGGTGCGCCGCCTCGTCGCAGCCTCCACGTTCTTCAGCCGGGACGCGGTGCCCGACGAATTCTGGGAGGGCATGAAAACTGCCACCCTGGACAACATGCCGGCTGCCTACATGGACGCGGACCGCAGCCTCAATCCCGAACCCGGGCACCTTGAGCGGCTGTTCGAGCTGGACCGGCAGCGCATCGTCGGCTTCGAGGGCTGGTCCGAGCAGGAGCTTGGCAGGATCACCGCGCCAACCCTGGTGCTCTGCGCCGACCAGGACGTGATGAGTCCCGAGCACGCCGTGCGGATGTCCCGCGCCATCCCCGGTGCCCGCCTGCTGATTGTGCCCGGCGGCCACGGCGACTACCTCGGCGAACTCGCCCCCAGCGACGGCGACCTGCGTCCCATGCTTGCAACTCTGCCGCAGCTGCTGCGTTTCCTGGACGCATAG
- the ppk2 gene encoding polyphosphate kinase 2, with protein sequence MAESNNPWVAGEDWWVRENLRQAIDDLVESGYTVSGSQGEDPELIDPGGSAVETWREDYPYALRMSRQEYEMEKYLLQIELLKFQYWGQDHGLKNVIVFEGRDAAGKGGTIKRFTEHLDPRTARTVALGKPSDRELGQWYFQRYIQHLPTAGEIVMFDRSWYNRANVERVMGFCTDEEYRIFMGQVPEFEKMLVDSGIHLNKFWFSVTRREQRTRFAIRQIDPVRRWKLSPVDLASLDRWEDYTEAKEQTFLRTDTDHAPWITIKSNDKKRGRVNAMRFFLNQFDYEGKDTSVVYEPDPLIVRRGRDAVGD encoded by the coding sequence ATGGCAGAGTCCAACAATCCGTGGGTGGCTGGAGAAGACTGGTGGGTCCGGGAAAACCTGCGCCAGGCCATCGATGACCTCGTGGAATCGGGTTACACGGTCAGCGGCAGCCAGGGCGAAGACCCGGAGCTCATCGACCCCGGTGGTTCGGCGGTGGAGACGTGGCGGGAGGACTACCCCTACGCGCTGCGGATGTCGCGGCAGGAATACGAGATGGAGAAATACCTGCTGCAGATTGAGCTGCTGAAGTTCCAGTACTGGGGCCAGGATCACGGCCTCAAGAACGTGATTGTGTTTGAGGGCAGGGACGCAGCCGGCAAGGGCGGAACCATCAAACGCTTCACCGAACACCTGGATCCCCGCACCGCAAGGACGGTGGCGCTGGGCAAGCCTTCCGACCGGGAACTGGGGCAGTGGTACTTCCAGCGCTACATCCAGCACCTTCCGACGGCGGGCGAGATCGTGATGTTCGACCGCTCCTGGTACAACCGCGCCAACGTGGAACGTGTCATGGGGTTCTGCACGGACGAGGAGTACCGCATCTTCATGGGGCAGGTCCCGGAGTTTGAGAAGATGCTTGTGGACTCCGGGATCCACCTCAATAAGTTCTGGTTTTCCGTGACCCGCCGCGAGCAGCGCACGCGCTTCGCGATCCGCCAGATCGACCCGGTCCGGCGCTGGAAACTCTCGCCCGTGGACCTGGCCTCCCTGGACAGGTGGGAGGACTACACGGAGGCCAAGGAGCAGACATTCCTGCGCACTGACACGGACCACGCACCGTGGATCACCATCAAGTCCAACGACAAGAAACGCGGGCGGGTCAACGCGATGCGCTTCTTCCTGAACCAGTTCGACTACGAGGGCAAGGACACCTCCGTGGTCTACGAACCCGACCCGCTCATCGTGCGGCGCGGCCGTGACGCCGTGGGCGACTGA
- a CDS encoding universal stress protein: protein MRATELADGLGVHLVCAFVDPSGYLAEFDAAGTRTAGYIDPQPNPESLFPAADVRSALQAVLGIPGDTWSLRVLNGSVPEALARLADSTGASAIVVGGPRHGALATLSRLLEQSVSARLMRIQRRPVIVVPAP from the coding sequence GTGCGCGCAACCGAGCTCGCGGACGGACTGGGCGTGCACCTCGTCTGCGCGTTCGTGGACCCGTCCGGGTACTTGGCCGAATTCGACGCCGCAGGCACCCGGACGGCAGGTTACATTGACCCCCAACCCAACCCCGAATCGTTGTTCCCGGCAGCGGATGTGCGTTCAGCGCTGCAAGCGGTCCTGGGCATCCCCGGAGACACATGGTCCCTCCGCGTGCTGAACGGGTCCGTTCCGGAGGCGCTTGCACGGCTGGCCGACAGCACCGGTGCCTCGGCCATCGTCGTCGGAGGTCCACGCCACGGCGCCCTGGCCACCCTCAGCAGGCTGCTGGAACAGTCCGTGTCTGCCCGGCTCATGCGCATCCAGCGCCGCCCGGTGATTGTCGTCCCTGCGCCCTAA
- a CDS encoding VOC family protein, with translation MEMRLEVVQVPVADVDRSKSFYVEKLGFVLDHDVEHIPGMRVVQLTPPGSAASIVIGTGMTSMPPGSLEGLQLVVLDIDAVRAELQERGAGISDVQDMGGVKFAFLSDPDGNRWVIQGATPPEIKGAHLDPAAS, from the coding sequence ATGGAGATGCGCCTTGAAGTTGTGCAAGTACCCGTCGCCGACGTGGACAGGTCTAAGTCGTTCTACGTGGAGAAGCTGGGCTTTGTCCTGGACCACGACGTGGAACACATCCCCGGTATGAGGGTCGTGCAGCTGACGCCGCCCGGTTCCGCTGCCTCCATCGTCATCGGCACGGGAATGACCAGCATGCCACCGGGAAGCCTCGAAGGGCTGCAGCTCGTCGTGCTCGACATCGACGCCGTCCGCGCCGAACTGCAGGAGCGCGGCGCCGGCATCAGCGACGTCCAGGACATGGGCGGGGTGAAGTTCGCCTTCCTCAGCGACCCGGACGGCAACCGCTGGGTCATCCAGGGCGCGACGCCTCCCGAGATCAAGGGCGCGCACCTGGACCCAGCCGCCTCGTAG
- a CDS encoding aminoglycoside phosphotransferase family protein, translating to MARMPQATIEVSAAVVHALIRDQRPDLAGRSLVRVANGWDNATFRLGDDLAVRLPRRDEAVPLILHEQQYLPGIASRSPVAVPVPVHAGRPTSDFPWPWSIVRWVPGAEAVDAGPADRAPAVDGLAAFLKSLHVPAAPGVPVNPVRGVPLVDRDAVVRERLGDRERYPQSAGLRAVWAQACAVPVWDGPAMMLHGDLHPANILLAADGSMAGVIDFGDVGAGDPAVDLAAGWLMFDAGARQRFIGAFATSVDRDTWMRARGWALVLSTAMLSNSDDNPRMFSVGEFGIRQVLAR from the coding sequence ATGGCACGGATGCCGCAGGCCACCATCGAGGTGAGCGCCGCCGTCGTCCATGCCCTCATCCGGGACCAGCGGCCCGACCTTGCCGGCCGTTCCCTGGTGCGGGTAGCGAATGGCTGGGACAACGCGACCTTCCGGCTTGGTGATGATCTCGCGGTCCGGCTGCCCCGCCGGGACGAGGCCGTGCCGCTGATCCTGCACGAGCAGCAGTATCTTCCCGGCATCGCCAGCCGGTCCCCGGTCGCGGTTCCCGTGCCCGTCCATGCCGGCCGGCCGACGTCGGACTTTCCCTGGCCGTGGAGCATCGTCCGGTGGGTTCCCGGTGCAGAGGCAGTCGACGCCGGACCGGCCGACCGTGCGCCGGCCGTTGATGGCCTGGCCGCCTTTCTCAAGTCGCTGCATGTGCCCGCCGCCCCCGGGGTTCCGGTGAATCCTGTCCGGGGAGTGCCGCTGGTTGACCGAGACGCGGTGGTGCGGGAAAGGCTCGGGGACCGGGAGCGCTACCCGCAGTCGGCGGGGCTGAGGGCGGTATGGGCGCAGGCCTGCGCGGTTCCCGTATGGGACGGTCCGGCGATGATGCTCCACGGGGACCTGCATCCGGCCAACATTCTGCTGGCGGCCGACGGATCCATGGCCGGTGTGATCGATTTCGGCGACGTGGGGGCCGGGGATCCCGCCGTCGATCTTGCGGCGGGATGGTTGATGTTCGACGCCGGCGCCCGCCAGCGCTTCATCGGCGCCTTTGCCACCTCGGTGGACCGGGACACCTGGATGCGCGCCCGTGGCTGGGCCCTCGTCCTGTCCACTGCCATGCTCAGCAACTCCGACGACAATCCGCGGATGTTCTCGGTGGGGGAGTTCGGGATCCGGCAGGTCCTGGCGCGTTAA
- a CDS encoding IclR family transcriptional regulator encodes MTVTNAQSGTAADDGGKPSNMRSLSRALEVFAELQRADRPQRLSDLARNCGMSLPTTLRILRVLQDFGMVSQTDKTYRIGPAVLPAARSYIENDPLVTASRPVLQQVAAQTGMTASLYTRLGIERILVVRVDGNAPLRYDMPLGKRLPLTVGAAGKVLLAGASDEDLQKVVQAAVAAGHESPTFSLAELKARLPEPGTDYAYSSDERATGVLSVAVAINRAGLPSESIALTSPVDAATEEGLKAGVPELRRAAARLAELLEGSVY; translated from the coding sequence ATGACGGTCACCAATGCGCAGTCCGGCACTGCAGCGGACGACGGCGGCAAGCCCTCCAACATGCGCTCGCTGTCACGGGCGTTGGAGGTGTTCGCGGAACTGCAGCGGGCGGACCGCCCCCAGCGGCTCAGCGATCTGGCGCGGAACTGCGGCATGAGCCTGCCCACCACGCTGCGCATCCTGCGCGTGCTGCAGGATTTCGGCATGGTCAGCCAAACGGACAAGACCTACCGGATTGGGCCGGCCGTGCTGCCCGCGGCGCGCAGCTACATCGAGAACGACCCCCTGGTGACGGCGTCCCGTCCCGTGCTGCAGCAGGTGGCGGCGCAGACCGGAATGACCGCGTCCCTCTACACCCGCCTGGGTATCGAGCGCATCCTGGTGGTCCGCGTCGACGGCAACGCCCCGCTCCGGTACGACATGCCCCTGGGTAAGCGGCTTCCGCTGACGGTCGGTGCTGCCGGCAAGGTCCTGCTGGCCGGCGCGTCGGACGAAGATCTCCAGAAAGTGGTGCAGGCGGCTGTGGCGGCCGGACACGAAAGTCCCACCTTCAGCCTGGCCGAACTCAAGGCCCGCCTGCCCGAGCCCGGGACGGACTACGCCTACTCGTCCGACGAGCGCGCCACCGGAGTCCTCTCAGTGGCGGTCGCCATCAACAGGGCGGGCCTGCCCAGCGAATCCATTGCCCTGACGAGCCCCGTTGACGCCGCCACCGAAGAGGGGCTGAAGGCGGGGGTGCCAGAACTGCGCCGCGCTGCAGCCCGGCTCGCTGAACTGCTGGAGGGCAGTGTCTACTAG
- a CDS encoding tripartite tricarboxylate transporter TctB family protein, whose product MTTESTMTQSPARARPARSVLAGVAAFGALGAYVLVSSVGLGLWTSLGPGPGLFPFAMGAVLASMSVLWLLQELRRPSAAGEKADGGLVLAVVVSLVLLAALLDLLGFQLSMFLFLMYHLKIRGKRGWLSALLTALAGSVGAFYAFNYGLNVALPVSSIPVLNLIGL is encoded by the coding sequence ATGACAACGGAGTCGACCATGACCCAGTCCCCCGCCCGGGCGAGGCCAGCGCGCAGCGTCCTGGCCGGAGTCGCCGCCTTCGGGGCGCTGGGCGCCTACGTACTTGTCAGCTCAGTGGGCCTCGGCCTCTGGACCTCGCTGGGTCCCGGCCCCGGGCTGTTCCCGTTCGCAATGGGCGCGGTGCTCGCCTCGATGTCAGTCCTGTGGCTGCTTCAGGAGCTCAGGCGCCCCAGCGCGGCAGGTGAAAAGGCCGACGGCGGACTGGTGCTCGCCGTCGTCGTCAGCCTTGTGCTGCTGGCAGCGTTGCTGGACCTGCTCGGCTTCCAGCTGAGCATGTTCCTCTTCCTGATGTACCACCTGAAGATCCGGGGGAAGCGGGGCTGGCTGTCCGCCCTGCTCACCGCCCTGGCCGGAAGCGTCGGAGCTTTCTACGCCTTCAACTACGGACTGAACGTGGCCCTGCCTGTCTCATCTATTCCCGTCCTGAACCTGATCGGACTCTAG